From Deltaproteobacteria bacterium, a single genomic window includes:
- a CDS encoding dienelactone hydrolase family protein, whose amino-acid sequence MTTSNWQETESDGNKMPVHISTPDGGGPFPAMIVIQHQSGVDEFIQSMTKRLAEQGYVAAAPDLYHRDGPNCQDDMRTRSTRLGDRRVSNDVAAAVKLLQANPAVNRDRIGIIGFCMGGRVVYLMAAAIPEFKAAVTFYPGNTGRAWGRDIPSPFERSGEIHCPVQGHFGEDDKNPSPEDMQKLDAELKKQNKPHEFFSYPNAGHAFLDNTKESYRAAAAEQAWPRALEFLKRHLG is encoded by the coding sequence ATGACCACATCAAACTGGCAAGAGACCGAATCCGATGGCAACAAAATGCCAGTTCACATCAGCACGCCCGACGGCGGCGGCCCTTTCCCAGCGATGATTGTCATCCAGCACCAAAGCGGCGTCGATGAATTTATTCAAAGCATGACCAAGCGCCTGGCCGAACAAGGCTACGTCGCCGCCGCCCCGGATTTGTACCATCGCGACGGTCCCAATTGCCAAGACGACATGCGCACGCGCAGCACGCGCCTGGGCGACCGGCGCGTCTCCAACGACGTCGCCGCGGCGGTGAAGCTGCTGCAAGCGAACCCAGCAGTCAACCGCGACAGGATCGGCATCATCGGTTTCTGCATGGGCGGCCGAGTGGTTTACTTGATGGCCGCAGCGATTCCAGAATTCAAAGCCGCTGTAACCTTCTACCCCGGCAACACCGGTCGCGCCTGGGGCCGCGATATCCCATCGCCGTTCGAGCGCAGCGGCGAAATTCACTGCCCGGTGCAGGGGCATTTCGGTGAAGACGACAAGAACCCGTCGCCCGAAGATATGCAAAAGCTCGACGCTGAACTAAAGAAGCAAAATAAGCCGCACGAATTCTTTTCTTACCCGAACGCCGGCCATGCGTTCTTGGACAACACAAAGGAGAGCTACCGCGCCGCCGCGGCCGAACAAGCTTGGCCGCGCGCGCTGGAATTTTTAAAGCGGCACTTGGGATAG